AAGTTTTCCCATCCACCGGCGCGTAAGATTAAGCCACCGACAATCAGGGCAACGGTTGATGAAGAAGCGATCGCGATTTTGAAAATGGTTTTCATCGCAGGTGTCTCCCAATGATAGCAATAACCACAAGCGATCGCGGCAGACAGCGATCGCGTTTCTATCTCCTATACTGGGAGGTATTCCTGAATGTTGGCAGAGCGCTATCTGAGAATTGGATAAAGAATGGCACGTGGGAAAAATCTTGACAAATTTTTTAATTGATGGTATTGTAGTAAATACATAGGGCGATTTTATTTTAAATCGTCATAAAAAAGGGGAGGCAATTGAGGCGTCTTTACCCAAACATCTAAGCTGCCCGAAAATATTTTTCTGTACTAACAAAATACATACAAATTTCCTGGTAAAAGCTTTCTATTCTCCGGCTGCAAAGACCTGTTCTGCGGTCAAATCCAATTCTGGAAAAGCCGGGGAAATAATGTGCGCGTCACCACGAAACAGCTGCATTGGATATTCGCCATCCACGGCTATTTGGTATAAAAATTCTTCCAACATCATCTGTGGCTGGCGAACCACCCGAACCATCAAATCTTGCCTCCCGCGCGATCGCTTTTATTTATATATTCTATCCTCAAAAAAATCAACAAAAAAACCATAACGAAATATCTTTAAGTTTCTGTTTATCCTCCTTATTGTTCTTTGTACCTTTGTGTTTTTATAATAAACCAAGCAAAACCATCACTTATGAACACTTCCATCCGGTAAAATCATCCCCGTCAAATTCGCCCCCGTAATCTTAATAAACAAACGGTCTTTCGTTCCCACTTTGGCATCGCGCAGGTCAGCACCACGCAAGTCAGCACCGCTAAAATCAGCACCAATTAAATTGGCGCCCCGTAAATTAGCATTCATCAAAGAAGCCTCCAATAAATTAGCCCGGAAAAGATTAGCTCCCTCCAAATTGGCACCGTCTAAATTCACATTGTGCAAGAAACTATCGCGCAAATCGGCTCGACTGAGATTGGCATTTTGCAAATTGCTGCGGGATAAATCCTTCTCGCTCAAATCCGCCCCTTGCAGGTTGACCCCTGTGAGGTCGCGACGAAAAGTTGGTTTGGACTTGCGGTTGGCAGTGGCACGAGCTTGTTGGCGCGCCTGTTGGGAAGCCGCTTCCGCTTGACGGCGCGCGCGTACGGCAGCTTCCCGTTGGGCACGTTCGGAAGCCGCTTGTTGGGCAGCTTGCTGGCGGTATTCAGCCGTGTGGCGATTGGGTCTCGATTGTCGTTGGGTACGGTGGTGGGAATGGTGGCGAGAACGTTTGGGACCACCATGCGAGGAAGGCTGGGATTGGCGATGTTCCTTGCGGCTTTTGGTGGCTGTTTCGCCTCTGGTAGAACGATCGCCATTGCGTTCCAGAACATCCCGCAAGCGGTCTCTGGCATCGTTAATTTCTTGTAACTTTTCGTGAGCTTCCCGTTGCAAGTGGGGTTGGTCTGCAGAAACGCGGTCGGGATGCCAGCGCAAGGCTAATTGTTTGTAGGCACGGTTGACTTCCTCTAGGGAAGCGCCTGGTTTCAGCCCCAACACCCGATAGCATCGGTTAAATTCGTGGATCTTCATAAATCAAGCCTTCCCATTCAATCGACGGTACACAATAGCGAGGGAACCTTATGTTTACTGTAATACCATATTTGCAAAACCAACCTTGTGATTAAGAAGAACTTATGGCGCCCTAGAAAATCCCTGCCTAACTCAGCGATTCTAGCTGAGACAGTCGATTTTTCCAGGTTTGCACCCCCGGATCGTCTGGATTCGCTTGTTCCCACATGTCCAACCAATTGCGAGCGCTGCTCAAATTATCTTCTGCCGCCGCCGCTTCTACTTGTACGTGGCAGAAAAACGACCATTCTTGAACGTGGAACTCTTTCCAACCCAACATGGGGCTTAGAATTTCGCGTGCGGCTTCTATACGACCTTCTCGTAGGCGAAGTTCCGCAAAAGCAATCCGTCCGAAAGTATAATTGGGATGGTTTTGATAAAGTGCTTCTATCAGTTGGTTGTATTCTTCTTCCCGGTCTTGCAGTTTGTAAGCCATGGCTAAATTAAACCGCAAATCTGGTGCCTCTGGTTCTTGTTCGAGGGCTTCTTTTAGTAAAGGTTCGGCTTTGGTGCCCTCCCCATTATGCAGAGCTTGAATTGCCTGGGTGAGCAATTCCGTTGTTTCGGAAGCATGGTTCACGGGTCGCGGTTGGGTGGTGATGGCCATGTTCATTAAATAAATATCTTGCCACTGCCCGCGCAACCACATGCGCACGGAACCGGCTGGGATATAATCGTAGTCGGAGGCAATCCTGGCGGCTTCGTACCGCATATCGTCGGGACCTCGGGAGCTCAGGGCAAAGTCTTTGAGTGCCTGGAGTAATTCTGGGGTTTTGGCGGTGCTGGCAAAATAGAGGGCAAATTGTCGGCCTTTCGGATCGCCGCGATCGAGCAACATGGGGATAATTTTCTCGATTGAGGGATATTTCTGGAGGAATTCCTGCAAAACCTGCCGTTCCCTTTCTGCATCATCTTCATCTTCCGATGCTTGGGAAGATCGCTGTTTTAACATATCTTGCATTTCGTAAATATAATGGCGATCGATCCAACTTTCCAGGGTGAAGAACCAAGGAGCGTGGCGTTCGCTGACGGATTTTTTGGCATCTTCTAAGTTTTCCCGCGCCAAGGTTTCGTTGCGATTGTTTTTTAAAGCTCGCTGCCAAATATCTCTGGCTCTGTGCATGCGACCGAGGCGCATTTGAGCGGCTGCCGCTAGGTGCAAAAGCAGGG
This portion of the Geitlerinema sp. PCC 9228 genome encodes:
- a CDS encoding pentapeptide repeat-containing protein, which translates into the protein MKIHEFNRCYRVLGLKPGASLEEVNRAYKQLALRWHPDRVSADQPHLQREAHEKLQEINDARDRLRDVLERNGDRSTRGETATKSRKEHRQSQPSSHGGPKRSRHHSHHRTQRQSRPNRHTAEYRQQAAQQAASERAQREAAVRARRQAEAASQQARQQARATANRKSKPTFRRDLTGVNLQGADLSEKDLSRSNLQNANLSRADLRDSFLHNVNLDGANLEGANLFRANLLEASLMNANLRGANLIGADFSGADLRGADLRDAKVGTKDRLFIKITGANLTGMILPDGSVHK
- a CDS encoding tetratricopeptide repeat protein, which produces MAKKKSDRQWKGFGSPTSSVASGVQKLQKHLHNQDWQKANEVLQDLQEQFPKHPDVLAAAANVAQQQGNTVEYEHACKQLLEVSPHNPDAALGLAGGYLANQRPMLALKAFHDFLDQYPDHDYASQVQETVERLESEKEGILSEMGLEGENAEEIARLHEQVMSLIAYRQIESARAMAEKLVQRAENFIPAHNNFSLCCWMDNDAEAAIAAAAKVLEIDENNVHALSNLARFCCLSGDTENARYYAERLKSIPVDNTDHWIKQMEAFAYLGDDENIAEIYETAKKHVKLEKCPSLLLHLAAAAQMRLGRMHRARDIWQRALKNNRNETLARENLEDAKKSVSERHAPWFFTLESWIDRHYIYEMQDMLKQRSSQASEDEDDAERERQVLQEFLQKYPSIEKIIPMLLDRGDPKGRQFALYFASTAKTPELLQALKDFALSSRGPDDMRYEAARIASDYDYIPAGSVRMWLRGQWQDIYLMNMAITTQPRPVNHASETTELLTQAIQALHNGEGTKAEPLLKEALEQEPEAPDLRFNLAMAYKLQDREEEYNQLIEALYQNHPNYTFGRIAFAELRLREGRIEAAREILSPMLGWKEFHVQEWSFFCHVQVEAAAAEDNLSSARNWLDMWEQANPDDPGVQTWKNRLSQLESLS